The Humulus lupulus chromosome 3, drHumLupu1.1, whole genome shotgun sequence genome window below encodes:
- the LOC133822724 gene encoding MLP-like protein 28 produces the protein MANVQENLFGKLETDVEIKASAAKFHDIFKHRPHHISNHSTDKIKGVDIHEGEWGTVGSVIFWNYVHDGKERVAKEIVEAIDDENNSITFRVIEGDLMEHFKSFKLTIQANSKAEGEDGCIVHWTLEYEKNHGEIIDPHTLLQFVADVSKDLESHLLED, from the exons ATGGCAAATGTGCAAGAAAATCTCTTTGGTAAACTAGAGACTGATGTAGAAATCAAAGCTTCTGCCGCTAAATTCCATGACATCTTCAAGCACAGACCACATCACATCTCAAATCATTCCACTGACAAAATTAAAGGTGTTGATATTCACGAAGGTGAATGGGGGACTGTTGGCTCAGTTATCTTCTGGAATTATGTTCATG ATGGGAAAGAAAGAGTGGCAAAGGAAATAGTTGAGGCAATAGATGATGAAAACAATTCTATCACTTTTAGAGTGATCGAAGGAGACCTTATGGAGCACTTCAAAAGCTTCAAACTGACTATTCAGGCTAACTCCAAAGCTGAGGGTGAGGATGGTTGCATAGTGCACTGGACTCTGGAGTACGAGAAGAACCATGGAGAAATCATAGATCCTCATACCTTGCTCCAGTTTGTGGCTGATGTCTCCAAGGATCTTGAATCTCATCTGCTCGAGGACTAG